CATttagtttaaattttcatttcttagctTGCACTTAGTGACCTATAGATTTAAAAGTCAAAttaatatattatctatatttttagtattatacatatatattattttatattctcaaATATATTAAGTGCTATATTAGGAAAGCCTGATATAAAGACTAATACATGGTATATGTATTTTCCAGTTAGTCTTCAAAAACTAACCAAGATTCACTTCATTCCCTATTTGAAAGTGATTTGTTGTTTGGCTATGTTtgattcatttgtttgctttgaatGTAGTGGtgaacatctgtaatcccaatactcaaaagctgaggcaggaggatcatggatTTAAAGCCAACCTCGGGGCACATAATAAGATTCTATCTGAAAACAACCCAAaaattattgttttggttttgtgtttgttcgttttgttccaatttacataaaattaattttctaggaTGTGGCCTGTAAGCTAAAAAAAATTTCTGCCCTTGATGGTGAGAACTAAAGGCTATCCATGCTTCACTGGGTATTTACAGATAATGGAGTCTAGCAACTGATGCTGACCTCAGGCCACTGCTACACTCTgtattttatgataaaaaaaaaaatatgtctgccTTTCCTAAAAGCATTCTGAAGTACTTTACAATTGTAGTTTACCTTGGTACCCTTGTGTGTGGCACACAGTATGGAAGTGTGTGCTAGTCTCTTGTAACTACACTGAGCAATCAAGATGGTTAATGTAGGGCTGTCAGACTCAGTATTCACCTACTTCTCACTTCTCTGAGTAGGTAAAGAATTTTTTGGGATTTCCCCCAAGTTAGTCTTGATAGACAGGCTTATGGCTTACATTTAGCTTCATGTATATGCACTTGAAGCCCAAGCCCCTCGGATAGCACACGTACCTTTACTCAGTAGGTAGTCATGACGCTTCTCATCAAACAGGCAGAGCAGCACCTCCTTCTGCTTCCGGAACTCTGCCAtctgttcctctttttcttcagAGTCTTTTTTAGCCTTATGGGAAAATGTTGCTTTAATCTTTCCCAGCGAACATCAGATTgctgttttaaattgtttctttcaGAGACTATAGATTCACAGCTTATAACAAGTGTGTACCTCAAGTATTAATTCTTAACACTCAACACTACAATATGGAAGATATGTCTAACAAGTAGGAGTCTTCCATATACTTGCTGatctctcattttctttatgtttaaataatttaataatgcaAAACACTGTTGAGAAAACTCCTTAGAGATGGACCAAGATGAATAACAAGTGACATGTGCTgatcttattttaaataataatcattTAACGTAGAGATAATGTCATTCTTAGAAAATGTTACTTCTTAACCAGAACAAATATTAATgctatttaaattctttaaaatctttTGATTGGTTAAAGAAAATCTGCTTTATCTGCCTACCCCATACACCAGTTCCACTTACAGTTGGTTATCTGGACAGTGGCAGAGCAGCCAGCCCAGACATCCTCAATTCATCAGAGCAAGTATACTGGTGGTGGGAGCCTGAGTATATTATTGCCAATgattaatcatttatttaaaaaatgctcACAGGAAAGTAACAGACATTAAAATTGTGAGCAAAAACTGAATCCCCTCACCTCAAAATCATTCTCATATAGGAATGAGATGGGGTGCATTTAGTCACCCAAGCGCAGCATTAAAACGACAAACATCACTATACAAAATTAGGAGAATCATTATAGGGAGTGACGGCATCCAAAAGGTTGGCAAAGATACAACGCTACGCCTGCAACTGAGAGGGTTCAGAACACTGAGCCGGCTCAGCTAGCAGGAGCAGCATAGTGAGGCTGGCCCATGTGATATATGAAATCTTTAGGGTTTGTGTTGTGGATAGCTATCTTTTTCTTGAAAACACCAATGGAACATGAGACGTTTTAGGCCAGAGGGAGAGATCATCAGGTTTGCATTTTGAAAAGGCAACTATGACTCCAGCACAGAGAATAAACTAGAAGGACTACGGTGAGGAAGGGATGAAACAGTCAAGAGACTTTCGCTTTAGTCTTGGtgataggtaaaaaaaaaaaaaaaaaaaaaaaaaaaaaaaaaaaaaaaaaaaaaaaaaaaaacatgcgaGAGCTATTGGAAGATACAAAGCTCAGAAATATTGTTGAgggacagaagagatggctcagtggttaggaatgcTTGTTGTTACTCATAATTCAGTCAGAAGACTGGGTCAAGGTGAGGACTCATGAGAGGGAATTTTTCtacttaatttttcttctcttattttaaGAGGATCAGGAGAACATACCAAGTAGACCATTAGATACATGATCTGAAATCTAAGGGGGCATCCAAGCTGGAGATAAATGTTTGAGAATCACTGGTGAATACCTAGAGTTGAAGCAGAAGTGAAGTCAGCAGCAAAGAGCTGAGGAGAGAAGAGCTAGAGAATAGTTTGTGGGCATGATGCATGGCCCTGGGCAGTTAATAAAATTGAGACGGGTTATTGAATTCATGTATATGAATGTCACTTGTGAATGAGAAAGTACACAGGCAGGGGTTGAAAGTTTCATGGTAGAAAAAGTTGTAAGTTTCccaatgttttcaaaatgttttaaagcacGAATACACAATCATAATCCTTTGGAGTAAACATCCTTACTTTATATTTTGCCTGAAAAAATTATGCAAGAAGTAATTTTTATTGTCCCAGAAGTCTGTGGTTTAAATGAAAGTTGAACCTATATCACATGATTTAAAGAACATGGTTTAAGAACCCATTCTCGAGGTGGCAAAGTTGAATGGTTACAGAAATTGAATCATTAAGACAGGGTGCAAGACCTGTATTCTGAAGAAAATTTGGAgagaatttcatttaaaatgtaaagatcaAATTGATATTGTCTATAGTCGATGGAGAGGACCtagcaaaaataataacaaaggaAAACATATGTGGTTAAATATATTTGTCTAGCTTCTCTCTTCTGTGCCAATTGGGGCTTGAATTGAtcaaaatatacaattttcaattAGGATAAAAATATATCAATACCATATAAACAATACTTGTTTACAACAggcaaaattttttctttataatggaGGTCTTATTTTGGCATCATTGTTATACCTATGGAGAAAGTTAAATCAAGCATGTAATATATAGTCCATGAAGatacatttataaagaaaaaattatgaaaataacagATGATTTTTGGATTagatttctcattctttctcagtAAGTTTATGCATGAATTCATAATTACCTGAATCCTTAGGAATTCCTCTTCCAAGCCTTTTAAGATATTTTCTTCAAACTTTCCCCAGAAATTAAATCCATGTGGCTCTAAACCAGGTGTTCTTTCCAGCCAAGCCTTAGGTAAATAATTATTTAGGTTAATACCTGGTAAACTGAAACTTCTAACACcttcataattttgagaaacatgTTACGTTACTTGTAAAAATTTGGCTTTTCcttcattttgttaatttaggaAATAACACcgatatatttttttctactatTTTACTGTTTTACTAAATTACTAACCCTGGGAAAATGTAAgtccttttaaccactgagccatctctgcacctCCTCCTGTAATCATTCCAAGATTACAGATGACCTTGAAACCTAGAACTCAAACTGACTTTATACACACTATTGTTTGTTATTTAACATGCATCTAGTTTTGaaatcagttttttaaatttatttttccctcttaaTAAGTTCTTTAATAGTATATAGGCAATAGTAACCCAAATTCACACTTACAACACCCAGGAGATTAAAAAACCAATAATTCatttgagaaaaattttaatttctaagagCAAAGCTTAGTGATAAAAATCAAGACAAGTCTTGAATTATGCTATCATAAAAAATCAAGTTAACTATGCATAAACACTGTTTATAAATTCTCAGAAATTTTGAATAAGAAGGGAATTTTCATGACGAGAACATTCTTAGTTATATAATTAGTAAAAATTCTCAGTACATTTTTCAGTTATACAATATTTCAGTGAACCAAAGTTGATTGAATAATCAAGCACAATCAAGGCAAGAAATCAGCTAATTGCAAATTTCTCAGTAGgaatatttgataaaataatttaatgagaTGATGTGGTTCTTAGATATTGACTTACAATTATATAAATCTTGTTGAATTTATGAGTCagattcttaatattttaaatgtttcagtaAGCTCAATTACAAGTGTAGCAGGttgttctctgtctttgtttatcACGAAAGTAACAGCATTTTGATAAGAGTGTTAGAATTCAGATACATCAGATGCTATGCTACACGTAGGTTAGAGCACTGCTTGAGAGGCTGCTTATGTGCTCTTACCTCCACCAGCTGCAACAGTGTCTGCTCCTGCTCTGATTTCAGCAGCAGCGCATTGTAGTCTTCTCCAAAGTTATCACGATAGTGTTTCCTGTTGTAAGGGACTCTCAAGCTCTGAAGAACACCAATCTTATTTTCTAGCAGCCGAAACTGTAGACTCTGAAAGCCTGATGCTGGAGACAGGTACTCTCTGAAAACGGAagcaaaaaagcaagaaaaagatgaattttttttttatccttataatgttttcttctaaaaagaGGGTTTGTCAGAATatctatcaggagcagacaggcacCTGGATTCTACTTAAGGAGCTTCTTGTATGAATAAGAAAATTGAGGTACTTAAATATCATTGTCACTGTGGACCAATTTGAAGTTGGTTAGAACTTTCCATAATTATAAAAtgccatatattttaatatatattatatttactttagTATATAGTAATGTATagaaataatacataaatttCCCACTAGAAAACATTgattaaatatacacataaataacagTGTGCAGTTGTGTAACACTTTTCCTTCCTATGAAAAACACAGGTGAATATTAGGaacttgtgtttttccacagtgGCAAATGATTGTATACAAATATTATttgggccgggtggtggtggcacacacctttaatcccagcacttgggaggcagaggcaggcggatttctgagttcgaggccagcctggtctacaaagtgagttccaggacagccaggactacacagagaaaccctgtctcaaaacaaacaaacaaacaaacaaacaaacccccacaaATATTATTTAACCCCACCTACCAATTCTTATTATGGTCATTACCATCCATCCTCCTACTTAGATGGGTATCAGTGAGATAAAACAACTATAAACACTGAAATGCTGCCTCTTCCAGTCAAAGATAACCATAGATGTTACTAAACCATCAAAACTCTTATATCTTCTAAATCCCCTAAGTGATGCTGAGACTTTAATTTCTTAGCCACTACCACAAATAATTCAACTCCATTTCTTAAACTTTGAAACTTATTCGAAATTTTGCCTATTATACAATATAATGGAGTCCTTTTAAATTTCTTGAGAAATTCTGTGATCTAATTCTAGGAAAAAATGCTTGCATGTGTGCTTTTTAAACATCTAAGCCTGTATTCAGATGcagatataaacacacagacatatgcaaatggttttgtgtgtttgggaGGTTCGAGCTAAAATTGATAGTATATAATGAGCACTGACATTTTAGTTgtcatattaatttatatatttttctcatatttttatatcataagTTTACTTAAGCCATTTCACATCAATAACCTTTGTTGTGATAAACAGGACACATGATGGTAAACTGAAATTAGTTGATCATCTAGTTCTGAATCTAAAAACAAGTCATGGAATGTTTTTAACCACTTCTTAAGTACTTGTGATCAATGTTCCCATTGTCCTTCAAGCGCTAATGGAACAATTTTCTTTCATCACACGCACACCTTCTTTTACAGAACCAGGATGAGATTGGAAGCCACATTGCACTCTATACTGGGAAGCACATACCTGAAGTCATTGAAGTCCAAGGCAGTCATTGTTTCCAGAACCGAGAACTGCTGTACCAGGAGCTTGAAGATGACCACCACACGGTGCATCCGAGCTATCACCTTGAGCATGTTCCTCTCATCCCTGACCTGATGTTGGAATGTTGGGGGATGAAACACTGAGTGGTCAATTGGATTTAGAGAAGATACAGATTAGATTGGGAGTGGCAATATATTGCTATCACTCTTGCGTAAACATTAACAAAGATATTTGGAACTGAATTTTgccataaatattttaagataagaaCAATTTCGAGTTGCATGCAAGAGATTAATACAaactggacttttaaaaaaaagtagaaaattacATAGAGATAAACTAGAAGGTGtagggtggttctgatgctaaggtccagttcccccaattggttcttgatctgtcagtaaaaaAACCATGGGCCAATTAGTGGGCGAAAGGTATAGGCGGGACTTCTGGGGCCTGGAAGCAAGCAGACAGTTGCAAGGAAAGTAGAAAAGAGATCTCATATGGAGTGGCCACACAGGCCTCTCCTACAGGCAGGCGATCAGGAGTGTTTAGCAGGAACTAGATGTAACTGAACAACTAAAGTTTTGGGCAGGTGGAGAAGTGCAGAGCTAAGAGTAATGATAAGGGCACACTTTTCCAGAAGGGACATAGTAGCATCAGCAGTTGTGtcaaaaggcaagttgaaattgaattttgtgtgtctgtgtctttcttttatCCATgaattcaagggaagctgggtgggggctggtagctCAGCCCATTCCTGGAGTTTAGGCGGATTAGCAAAAGCTACAGACAACAAGAAATTAGCCAGGAGAACAGCTTTCACTGATTTTAAAGCATGTTctgttttatagttttgtttcagagaagaaaactgaaggaaacCCTTCTAGGAAAGGATTAGATACATGGATAAATCTCTTGGTCTATTCTTCACTGAAAGCCTAGATTGTCGCTGACGAGTCAAAGTCTTGTATTCACATGAGAGATAACCAGAGAGtagatgagagaaagagggggtggggaggagagagaaaaagagaaagacagacagacagacagacagtcagacagacagacagacagacagagaatatgAACCATAGCTCATGAAGCAGAGACTCAGAGATGGGACTTACGGTAGTGTTTTGAGcctagggaaggaagaagggaggagcagGTATCTCAGCTGCAGCCGTACTAGCTCCcgggtgttcttctgtcttctcccatcttttctcttcctgccctttccccctctttccttcttcttccaactcttcctctttcatttccctCATCTAGTCTATCTTGCCTTCCCACCACCTAACTTGCCATAGGTGATGCTAAGTAGAACTAGAGTTCTGTTACCTGTTACAGGGTCATCACTATTTGTGTTTGCAATCTACCCCGTTTATGGCAACTTAAAGAGACCAGCGAGCCTTTCAAAGGGATTTGAAGGTGTGAAATATGCTAAaacttctcagaaaaaaatccccaaaactcTTTGAGTAGTTTTGGTATTTAGTTAAATATAAGTTAAAGTGCTAACCTCATACTTTCTAAATGCTTTTAGAAGTTATACAAAATCAATCAGTTTAATGACATTGAAACTTACATGGCCATTTTGAAAGATCTCTCGAACAGAATCTAGTTCCCAGAGGATTTGTTTAAACCAAAGTTCATAAgctgtaaaatttaaaaagtcagttaGAAAGTACCCCTTTGACTATAATTATAGGACAGATAcatataacaaatttaaaaaattaactttaaaataataaatgtgagCATGGACTCATTTATGTTAGAAATGAGCATTTAATTTTAATCTTCTCTAATTTCTGAATTTCTAATATACTGGATATTTTACTGTAACtggtatatacatatttattacagTGGTCACTCCTCACAAACATAGTGTTTTGGGTCTTTTAGTATAGCCCATTCTCACTTCTTGCATAGATGTGGCTCCCCAGTACTACTCCTCAGAGAATAACAATTTCCACGATAGATGAAAACTGTAAGGTcttatattttagtgttttgttgttgttgtttgtttgcttgcttgcttgcttcggATTTGTTGAGTTTGGCTGTCCTTTATTTGAACAATTCTAGGGGCCTGTGATCTCAAATCAGAAGTGAAAGCAGGCACAGGATCAAACAGTAACAGTGAAGCCTCATGTTAATCACACTGAATTCAGAGACCCCTGTCTTCTAAGTGAGTCAGCTGCTCTGAGAATTCCTGCTTCAGCTCAAGGCCACTTTGAGCCTGAATTCTGTCAGAGCATTTCTTCTGAAGAACATAAGTGGGACTTGTCCCTgagcatttgcttttcttttctgtgggGCCACCAAACAATATAACTGATACTGAAAAGTGCTACAATCTAGCAAAGTAGAAAATGCATGGTAAGGACCAAAATGGTTACTAAAAATGTCATTTTGGATAAAGAACTGAATTTTCTTTAATGTCCACTAGTTAATCCTTCTGTACAGTCACCAAACAGTTATCTTTAAGTGGAAATTTGTGTTTCATACTCTTAAGATTTATAGCAAGAACATGACGGACAAGGGAAGACAGTTTGATTCACTGTGCTTCCACATGGTCATGGCAAGTGAAATGATTCCTTCCCATTAGTTTAACCCCACAAAAAAAGGGTTTTCATCTTTGTCTATGTTTTCCTCCAGTAACCAGCACGATGCTTGGCACTGGCTGTATACTTAATGAACTAGGAAATAAAGTCATCCGTGTATTTATCAGTGTAACAATCTAACATCCCTGGTGTACTCCACGTGGTACCATTCAATGGATAAAGGCTATATTTGTGATAATTGGGAAAGTAAGCTTAACTATAAATTCTCAGTTATGCTTAAGATTTTGGGAGATCTAATTTTTATGTTTAGGTAATGAATAAATCAAATGCTTGTTGATCATTTTGCGTGTCTCTTTCCAGATCTTTCTCTGTGTGGGTAGCTCTATGAGCCACTAGAGCATACTGTAACCAAAGTACAGAAGATTATTAAATCATGATGCCCACAGTCTGTTATAAGCTTACTATGTTTTAGACTCTCAGGGATTACTAAGCATTATTTTATCTTGTTGGCATGGAAACAAGAGTGAATACAGAATAACTCCTCATTTGGTGTAGGAGGTCTTAAATCTAATTAATCTGACTAAGAGTGTGTAATTCGCCAGAGTAGAGGTAAGATTCAAATTCATCTTTGAGTTCCATTTATGCTGATTAGCCAGCATTCGTCTCTTCCTGATTTTGCTTTAGTACAGctcaataaaaatgtaagaaaaacaaatgaaagacagaCATAATGCAATGAGTCAACTCTTTCCAATCATTAATTTCTTCACTAAAATAGTTTCTAATGTTAGTAACCGAGGGAAGCAAGAACTCAGCTGGACAAAGGACAAGAACTCACCGAAAGGGAAAAGAATCTGAGTGTGTAGAATAGATGAGAGTTCctgaacaaacacacaaaatcacatGGTACTGACCCatacagcaagcattcttaaaaTGTATGGAACTGTGACATCTTGGAGAACCATGCCCTTCTGAAAACATAGACTGCTTACCTGAATACCACTATccataaataagaaatataaaaatattaccaaatataaaaactatacatttttgcttaatattctatttttataaaaaattatataaatttgtaaaaaaaaataaaataaaaaaatatttctggaaagCAGGGTTTTCAgtgttctatgaaaaaaaaaaaagtatcttagCTTGCAAGTCCTTTGTGAAATTTTGAGAGCTGAAAGGTCTCTCTTGAATTAAGGACAAAGCTAGGAGATTAGTACAATCTACTGTGCAGTGAAAGGAACACAAAGATGCAAGTGAAAGCCCAGAGAGGCTCCGGGGAGATATTGTATGACACAAAATATTCCCATGTGTATCTAGAGACAATTCCTCAATCTTTTACGACCTTACAAATAAAGACACATTTACACTATTGGTGATGAATAATTGCAAGGCTCACCAGTTGTTTCTTACCCTTACATCTTACCTTGATGAGTTATAATAAAAAGGTGTTCATCGTGGATTTTATTGCCTTTTATTTCACTTTGAAGTTCTTGTGCATTCAAAATCTTTTCCAACTTTAAGTAAGAAAATAAGAAGATTGATTTTAAGATTTCAGGTCTTGGGTTGTAGAAACAGACATTAACAAGAAGCAGATTACAATTTCGGAAAAAGTACCCCGTGTCTAAAACTCTCAAACTGGgatctattttatttaaatagtaaATGGGTTTCATTAAAAAGTGTAGGTTAAATTTGcaattttaagaataattttagtTGCCATTTTCCTCCAAACTATTCAGTGTGACAGCACTGTCCTCTCAAATGCCACTGTTCCCAGGTAAGTGTGGTGGGAAGCTAACCACTGGTTTGGTGAACTTCAAGTCTGCaacactttcctctcctctccctaaaaGGCTTCTGGCATGTTTTACATTCTTTATCAATTCATCCTTACAAAATTATCAAAAGGGTATGAGAACTTTAACTGTTTTCCACCTTAAATTTTTAATCTGAAAGCTAACCATAATCACCTCCAAATTCCTGATGGAACGCTTTTATTTACTAATGATTTTTGAGAAAGTTCTGTGTACCTTTAGCATTTCTATGTTGTAATGTGAAATTTGCAGACTTCCTATGGTGATTTGGGGCTCTGACCACATCTTTACAAATGCTGAGCAGAGCCTTTCTACTATCTGCCCAGTGCTTTATCTTCTACAATCTTCTGTCCAGATACAGAACTTTCTGTTCTTGCCGAACCTCTACTAGAAAGGCACATTTCGCCCCTTAACTTGCTATAGTAAATTTGAAAAGGCACAGATATCTACTAATAGAAGGGTCCTAAGGTTCAGAAAACCTTGGATGATTGAAAAAATACAGGCAAGTGAAAGACCATGGCGCCAGTTTAGTGGCTGACAACAGCAGCTAACTCCAGTGAGGGCTTGCCACCACCTACCTGCAAGTAATTCCCATAGATAAGTCCTCCTTTGCTGGCTCTGTTTACACCGGTTTGAGCTCTGTCTTCTTCGTTGTCTTCCATTgataattttttcaaagtatatCTGCAGTTGGAGcaaatgacataaaaaaaaaaaaaaacaaaaaaacaaaaaaacagaaaacaaaaacactgtgACCATAAAATAAGAAAGTACAAATCTGTTACTAATTCTATCTGGCTTATTACTAAGTGAAGAGAATGATAAGAAGCAAGGAGTTAACTTTTAAGTCCAGAAATTTAACTGTTTATAGGCTAAGGCTGGAGAGTTCCCTGCCATTTGAACAAAGATAAACACTCACTCTACACTGTTTCCTGAAAACGGGCACCCACTCATGGTACTGACTTGTCTCAGGACCACACAGGTTTGCTAGGTCAGAAACAGTATCAACCTTCCAAGATACTTTAGTGCTTGCCTTTTATGTGTGCTGATTGCCAGACACAGCCAATCAGCACCCAGCTTACACTCTTAGCCAGGATCTCATTCGTACTGGTTCAGAACTGAACCTCTGTAACTTGAGGGTGGATTTGTGTTGGGCACTGCTTGTTTGCTAGCAGGGTGAGCCATATCGAACCCTCTAACTTGCCAAGTTGAGCTTTTATATCCAACATAGAAGAcatcaaataaatcaataaaggCCAAGTCCATAGACATTTACATTTAACTACTTAATTCCAATAAAGCTTTTACTATTAGCATAAGAATCCTTAAAGAGAATGACATTATAGACAAAAGTTTAGCCTCTCCCAGTAGGGTCGTCTTCCAACTTCTGAGAAACAAGAATTGAAATGTCAGTCCTACTCAGCAGGGAGAAGAGAATAATctctgggaggtagagggagagagggatctgggaggaagggaggaggggcatGGAAAAGGGGGGGCAGTTCAAATATGGGAAGAGATgagggagaagtacagagagtAAG
Above is a genomic segment from Arvicanthis niloticus isolate mArvNil1 chromosome 4, mArvNil1.pat.X, whole genome shotgun sequence containing:
- the Tdo2 gene encoding tryptophan 2,3-dioxygenase isoform X1 → MSGCPFSGNSVEYTLKKLSMEDNEEDRAQTGVNRASKGGLIYGNYLQLEKILNAQELQSEIKGNKIHDEHLFIITHQAYELWFKQILWELDSVREIFQNGHVRDERNMLKVIARMHRVVVIFKLLVQQFSVLETMTALDFNDFREYLSPASGFQSLQFRLLENKIGVLQSLRVPYNRKHYRDNFGEDYNALLLKSEQEQTLLQLVEAWLERTPGLEPHGFNFWGKFEENILKGLEEEFLRIQAKKDSEEKEEQMAEFRKQKEVLLCLFDEKRHDYLLSKGERRLSYRALQGALMIYFYREEPRFQVPFQLLTSLMDIDTLMTKWRYNHVCMVHRMLGTKAGTGGSSGYHYLRSTVSDRYKVFVDLFNLSTYLVPRHWIPKMNPIIHKFLYTAEYSDSSYFSSDESD
- the Tdo2 gene encoding tryptophan 2,3-dioxygenase isoform X2 — encoded protein: MEDNEEDRAQTGVNRASKGGLIYGNYLQLEKILNAQELQSEIKGNKIHDEHLFIITHQAYELWFKQILWELDSVREIFQNGHVRDERNMLKVIARMHRVVVIFKLLVQQFSVLETMTALDFNDFREYLSPASGFQSLQFRLLENKIGVLQSLRVPYNRKHYRDNFGEDYNALLLKSEQEQTLLQLVEAWLERTPGLEPHGFNFWGKFEENILKGLEEEFLRIQAKKDSEEKEEQMAEFRKQKEVLLCLFDEKRHDYLLSKGERRLSYRALQGALMIYFYREEPRFQVPFQLLTSLMDIDTLMTKWRYNHVCMVHRMLGTKAGTGGSSGYHYLRSTVSDRYKVFVDLFNLSTYLVPRHWIPKMNPIIHKFLYTAEYSDSSYFSSDESD